A genomic stretch from Oleomonas cavernae includes:
- a CDS encoding efflux RND transporter permease subunit: MNALIEWCLRYPRTILSMLFLLAVTGISTYASIPREAQPDVAIPYIYVNLIHEGISPEDGERLLLKPMEKELRSIEGIKKMSSEAGEGFAYVLLEFDAGFNGDKALADVREKVDQAKPKLPDDTEEPIVTQVSISLFPVLYVTLSGDAPERTLLAIAQRYEDAFEALPEVMSADIVGKRDELLEVVVDPLKLESYQISQTELVSVVNMNNRLVAAGALDTGTGRFSVKVPGLFENAEDVLSLPVKVNGDGVVTLRDITDVRRTFKDPETFARVDGKPALTIEVKKRAGKNIIDTVDKVKAIVEATRDQLPATVNISYAQDASKEIKGMLTDLENSVLIAIFLVLVVVVGSLGGRSAALVSLTIPGSFLLGLILLSAMGITLNMLVMFSMILVVGMVVDGGVIVVEYADRKMTEGMPRREAYAVAAKRMAWPVVTTTLTTAIVFVPLLFWPGVTGKFMSYIPLTLIVTLLGSILIALMFIPVLGAMFGKPGATDAKTEHFIGVTERGDVRSLPGFTGWYSRVLDRALHHPGKILLACIATLIGVQMLYGAQGKGVQFFPEVEPERAIVLVHARGNLSIYERDTLMREVEAQVLAVDGIALTNTTVGDPPQGAEAAPDTIGNITVEFTEWDHRRPAAQILAEIRERTATIAGLQVETRLPDVGPPVGKAVQIELAATDPSALPEVADRIRNYLGTVTGLIDIEDSRPLPGIDWVIRVDRAQAGRFGADITSVGNAVQLVTNGIKIGEYRPDDADEEIDIRVRFPQSLRNLDAFDQLRLQTAMGQVPISSFVERVAEPKIGKIKHIDAKRVISIQANTAAGVLPDDKVREIKAWMAAQSFDPRVEVRFRGQDEETAAAAAFLGKAFFIGLFLMAVILITQFNSFYSTFVILSAVALSTIGVFAGLLITGQLFSVVMTGIGVISLAGVVVAHNVVLIDTYKELRGRGMEPYEAILRTGAQRMRPVLLTTFTTIIGILPMALGLTIDVFSREVMIGAPAAQWWIQLATAVAFGLAFATVLTLVVTPCLLALPLRLRASWGPRLQRWGIRRGKVAQPAE, encoded by the coding sequence ATGAATGCCCTGATCGAATGGTGCCTGCGCTATCCGCGCACCATCCTCAGCATGCTGTTCCTGCTGGCGGTCACCGGCATCTCGACCTATGCCTCGATCCCGCGCGAGGCCCAGCCCGACGTCGCCATTCCCTATATCTATGTGAACCTGATCCACGAGGGCATCAGCCCCGAGGACGGCGAGCGCCTGCTGCTGAAGCCCATGGAGAAAGAGCTGCGCTCGATCGAAGGCATCAAGAAGATGTCATCGGAAGCGGGCGAAGGCTTCGCCTATGTCCTGCTGGAGTTCGATGCCGGCTTCAACGGCGACAAGGCCCTGGCAGACGTGCGCGAGAAGGTCGACCAGGCCAAGCCCAAACTGCCCGACGATACCGAGGAGCCGATCGTCACCCAGGTCAGCATCTCGCTGTTCCCGGTGCTCTATGTAACCCTGTCGGGCGATGCGCCCGAGCGCACCCTGCTCGCCATCGCCCAGCGCTATGAAGATGCCTTCGAGGCCCTGCCGGAAGTGATGTCGGCCGATATCGTCGGCAAGCGCGACGAGTTGCTGGAGGTGGTGGTCGATCCCCTGAAGCTTGAATCCTACCAGATCAGCCAGACCGAACTGGTCAGCGTCGTCAACATGAACAACCGGCTGGTCGCGGCCGGGGCGCTGGATACCGGCACCGGGCGCTTCTCGGTCAAGGTGCCTGGCCTGTTCGAGAATGCCGAGGATGTGCTCTCCCTGCCGGTCAAGGTCAACGGCGACGGCGTGGTAACCCTGCGTGATATCACCGACGTGCGCCGCACCTTCAAGGACCCCGAGACCTTTGCCCGGGTCGACGGCAAGCCGGCCCTGACCATCGAGGTGAAGAAGCGCGCCGGCAAGAACATCATCGATACCGTCGACAAGGTGAAGGCGATCGTCGAGGCGACCCGCGACCAGTTACCCGCGACGGTCAACATCTCCTATGCCCAGGATGCCTCGAAAGAGATCAAGGGCATGCTGACGGATCTGGAAAATTCCGTCCTGATCGCGATCTTCCTGGTCCTGGTCGTGGTCGTCGGCTCGCTGGGCGGGCGCTCGGCCGCCCTGGTCAGCCTGACCATTCCCGGCTCGTTTCTGCTGGGCCTGATCCTGCTGTCGGCCATGGGCATCACCTTGAACATGCTGGTCATGTTCTCGATGATCCTGGTGGTGGGCATGGTCGTCGACGGCGGCGTCATCGTCGTCGAATATGCCGATCGCAAGATGACCGAGGGCATGCCGCGGCGCGAGGCCTATGCGGTAGCGGCCAAGCGCATGGCGTGGCCCGTGGTCACCACCACGCTGACCACCGCCATCGTCTTCGTGCCCCTGCTGTTCTGGCCCGGCGTCACCGGCAAGTTCATGTCCTATATCCCGTTGACCCTGATCGTTACCCTGCTGGGTTCGATCCTGATCGCGCTGATGTTCATCCCCGTGCTGGGCGCCATGTTCGGCAAGCCCGGCGCCACCGATGCCAAGACCGAGCATTTCATCGGCGTGACCGAGCGCGGCGACGTGCGCAGCCTGCCCGGCTTCACCGGCTGGTATTCCCGCGTGCTGGACCGCGCCCTGCATCATCCCGGCAAGATCCTGCTGGCCTGCATTGCCACCTTGATCGGCGTGCAGATGCTCTACGGCGCCCAGGGCAAGGGCGTGCAGTTCTTTCCCGAGGTGGAGCCGGAACGCGCCATCGTCCTGGTCCATGCCCGCGGCAACCTGTCGATCTATGAACGCGACACCTTGATGCGCGAAGTCGAGGCGCAGGTGCTGGCGGTCGACGGCATCGCCTTGACCAATACCACGGTGGGCGACCCGCCCCAGGGTGCCGAGGCGGCGCCCGATACCATCGGCAATATTACCGTCGAATTCACCGAATGGGACCACCGGCGCCCGGCCGCACAGATCCTGGCGGAAATCCGCGAGCGCACCGCCACGATCGCCGGCCTCCAGGTGGAAACCCGCCTGCCCGACGTCGGCCCGCCGGTGGGCAAGGCGGTGCAGATCGAACTGGCCGCGACCGACCCCTCCGCCCTGCCGGAGGTCGCCGACCGTATCCGTAACTACCTGGGCACCGTCACCGGTCTCATCGACATCGAGGATTCGCGGCCCCTGCCCGGCATCGACTGGGTGATCCGGGTCGACCGCGCCCAGGCCGGGCGCTTCGGCGCGGATATCACCTCGGTCGGCAATGCCGTGCAGCTCGTCACCAACGGCATCAAGATCGGCGAATACCGGCCCGACGATGCCGACGAGGAAATCGACATCCGCGTCCGCTTCCCGCAATCCCTGCGCAATCTCGATGCCTTCGACCAGTTGCGCCTGCAGACGGCGATGGGCCAGGTGCCGATTTCGAGCTTCGTCGAGCGCGTCGCCGAACCCAAGATCGGCAAGATCAAGCACATCGACGCCAAGCGCGTGATCTCGATCCAGGCCAACACGGCGGCGGGCGTCCTGCCCGACGACAAGGTGCGCGAGATCAAGGCCTGGATGGCCGCCCAGTCCTTCGACCCGCGGGTCGAGGTCCGCTTCCGCGGCCAGGACGAGGAAACCGCGGCGGCGGCGGCCTTCCTGGGCAAGGCCTTCTTCATCGGCCTGTTCCTGATGGCGGTGATCCTGATCACCCAGTTCAACAGCTTCTATTCGACCTTCGTGATCCTCTCGGCCGTGGCCCTGTCGACCATCGGCGTCTTCGCCGGGCTGCTGATCACCGGGCAGTTGTTCTCGGTGGTGATGACCGGCATCGGCGTGATCTCGCTGGCCGGCGTGGTGGTCGCCCATAACGTGGTGCTGATCGACACCTACAAGGAGCTGCGCGGCCGCGGCATGGAACCCTACGAGGCGATCCTGCGCACCGGCGCCCAGCGCATGCGCCCGGTGCTGCTGACCACCTTCACCACCATCATCGGCATCCTGCCGATGGCGCTGGGCCTGACCATCGACGTGTTCAGCCGCGAGGTGATGATCGGCGCGCCGGCCGCCCAATGGTGGATCCAGCTGGCCACGGCGGTGGCCTTCGGTCTCGCCTTCGCCACGGTACTGACCCTGGTGGTCACCCCCTGCCTGCTGGCCCTGCCCCTGCGCCTGCGCGCAAGCTGGGGCCCGCGGCTGCAACGCTGGGGCATCCGGCGCGGCAAGGTCGCGCAACCGGCCGAGTAA
- the pssA gene encoding CDP-diacylglycerol--serine O-phosphatidyltransferase, with protein sequence MADWQPGPGEGGGFRRRRRLRIRLREGSRLNRLPARSLLPNILTTLALCSGLTSIRFALEGKFELAVAAIMLAGLFDGMDGRVARLLKGTSRFGAELDSLSDFLSFGVAPVVLLYLWALQDFSGLGWIAAMSHAVCCALRLARFNVAIDDPDKPVWASNFFTGVPSPAGAGLVLLPVVLSFSLGDVPFRSPYLVSVVAIGVAFLMVSRLPTPSFKRIKIHRDWVLPTLVFVGIGTAVALSYPWQVLGAMILAYALTIPFGPWSYKRAERRAAERAAADVVVAEETPKV encoded by the coding sequence ATGGCAGACTGGCAGCCCGGCCCGGGCGAGGGGGGCGGTTTCCGCCGCCGGCGCCGCTTGCGCATCCGCCTGCGCGAGGGCAGCCGCCTCAACCGCCTGCCGGCGCGCAGCCTGCTGCCCAATATCCTGACCACCCTGGCCCTGTGTTCGGGGCTGACCTCGATCCGCTTCGCGCTCGAGGGCAAGTTCGAACTGGCGGTCGCGGCGATCATGCTCGCCGGCCTGTTCGACGGCATGGACGGTCGCGTGGCACGACTGCTGAAGGGCACCTCGCGCTTTGGCGCCGAACTCGACTCGCTGTCGGATTTCCTCTCCTTCGGCGTTGCCCCGGTGGTGCTGCTCTACCTCTGGGCGCTGCAGGATTTCTCCGGCCTGGGCTGGATCGCCGCCATGTCGCACGCCGTGTGCTGCGCCCTGCGGCTGGCGCGCTTCAATGTCGCGATCGACGATCCCGACAAGCCGGTCTGGGCCTCCAATTTCTTCACCGGCGTGCCCTCGCCCGCCGGGGCGGGCCTTGTCCTCCTGCCGGTGGTGCTCAGCTTCAGCCTAGGCGATGTTCCCTTCCGTTCGCCCTATCTGGTCTCGGTGGTGGCGATCGGTGTGGCTTTCCTGATGGTCAGCCGCCTGCCCACCCCGTCGTTCAAGCGCATCAAGATCCACCGCGACTGGGTCCTGCCGACCCTGGTCTTCGTCGGCATCGGCACCGCGGTGGCCTTGTCCTATCCCTGGCAGGTATTGGGCGCCATGATCCTGGCCTATGCCCTGACCATCCCCTTCGGGCCCTGGTCCTACAAGCGCGCCGAACGCCGCGCGGCCGAACGCGCGGCGGCGGATGTCGTGGTGGCGGAAGAAACCCCTAAGGTCTGA
- a CDS encoding phosphatidylserine decarboxylase, which yields MDILASIRSIIHPLHREGVRFVAIFAVATLILFLLWRPLGWLGVILTLWCVYFFRDPARATPTRAGLVVSPADGKVVATGLVVPSAELGLGATPRAKVSIFMNVFDVHVNRAPAAGTVDRVIYHPGKFLNAAEDKASDENERNGLRLILDDGRDLGVVQIAGLVARRIVCDVGPGRHLATGERFGIIRFGSRLDVYLPIGIVPLVAVGQRAVAGETVLADFQVMEGARQAVIG from the coding sequence TTGGATATTCTGGCTTCGATCCGCTCGATCATTCACCCCCTGCACCGCGAGGGGGTACGCTTCGTCGCCATTTTCGCTGTCGCCACCCTGATCCTGTTCCTGCTCTGGCGGCCCTTGGGCTGGCTGGGCGTGATCTTGACCCTGTGGTGCGTCTATTTCTTCCGCGATCCCGCCCGCGCCACCCCGACGCGGGCCGGCCTCGTGGTGTCGCCCGCCGACGGCAAGGTGGTCGCGACCGGGCTGGTCGTGCCCTCGGCCGAACTGGGCCTGGGCGCCACGCCGCGGGCCAAGGTCTCGATCTTCATGAATGTCTTCGACGTTCACGTGAACCGCGCCCCGGCCGCCGGCACGGTCGACCGGGTGATCTACCACCCCGGCAAATTCCTCAACGCCGCCGAGGACAAGGCCAGCGACGAGAACGAGCGCAACGGCCTGCGCCTGATTCTCGACGACGGCCGTGACTTGGGCGTCGTCCAGATCGCGGGCCTGGTCGCCCGGCGTATCGTCTGCGATGTCGGCCCCGGCCGTCACCTCGCCACGGGCGAGCGCTTCGGCATCATCCGCTTCGGCAGCCGCCTGGATGTCTACCTGCCCATCGGCATCGTGCCGCTGGTGGCGGTGGGCCAGCGCGCGGTGGCTGGCGAAACCGTGCTCGCCGACTTCCAGGTGATGGAAGGCGCGCGCCAGGCCGTAATCGGCTAG
- a CDS encoding ABCB family ABC transporter ATP-binding protein/permease, producing MTVTRSGRPAPQTAPRRTGWQTLKLFLPYLWPQGRRDLRLRVVYAMGFLVLGKVANVIVPYFYKGAIDLLSVKATVITIPVLMIISYALARISAQGFAELRDSVFSRVGQNAVRRLGLTTFEHLHRLSMRFHLDRRTGGLNRVIERGTKGIELLLRFTLFNIAPTILEILFVVILLATGFGWPMVAAMLVTIVAYITFTYFVSESRIKYRREMNTQDTDANTKAVDSLLNYETVKYFSNEAHEAVRFDKALEKYEKAAVKSQGTLSFLNTGQSVIMALGLAAVMYIAGSGVAAGTMTVGDFVLVNTFLIQLYIPLNMLGFVYREIKQAVIDMEAMFEVMDVEEEVQDRPGARPLAITGGEVRFENVEFRYDARRGILKNVSFTVAPGSTIAVVGPSGAGKSTISRILFRFYDIEAGSVTIDGQDIRDVTQATLRKAIGIVPQDTVLFNDTIRYNIRYGRPGASDAEVEEAARLARIHDFIVSLPDGYDSMVGERGLKLSGGEKQRVAIARTILKNPPILLLDEATSALDTQTEKEIQASLKEIARGRTALIIAHRLSTVVDADQILVLDKGQIVERGTHDDLLELGGQYALMWQRQLEAVEAEAKLAEVRAEGLDPGTVRISAVAE from the coding sequence ATGACAGTTACGCGATCCGGGCGCCCGGCGCCGCAAACGGCGCCCCGCCGCACCGGCTGGCAGACCTTGAAACTGTTCCTGCCCTACCTGTGGCCGCAAGGCCGCCGGGATCTGCGCCTGCGCGTGGTCTATGCCATGGGCTTCCTGGTCCTGGGCAAGGTCGCCAATGTCATCGTGCCCTATTTCTACAAGGGTGCGATCGACCTGCTGTCGGTCAAGGCGACGGTCATCACCATCCCCGTGCTGATGATCATTTCCTATGCCCTGGCCCGGATCAGCGCCCAGGGCTTTGCCGAGTTGCGCGACAGCGTGTTTTCGCGCGTCGGCCAGAACGCGGTGCGGCGCTTGGGGCTAACCACCTTCGAGCATCTCCATCGCCTGTCGATGCGCTTCCACCTGGACCGGCGCACCGGCGGCCTCAACCGGGTGATCGAGCGCGGCACCAAGGGCATCGAGCTCCTGTTGCGCTTCACCCTGTTCAACATCGCGCCGACGATCCTGGAGATCCTGTTCGTCGTCATCCTGCTGGCGACGGGCTTCGGCTGGCCGATGGTCGCGGCCATGCTGGTCACCATCGTCGCCTATATCACCTTCACCTATTTCGTCTCGGAGAGCCGCATCAAGTACCGGCGCGAGATGAACACCCAGGATACCGACGCCAACACCAAGGCGGTCGACAGCCTGCTGAACTACGAGACGGTGAAATATTTCTCGAACGAGGCGCACGAGGCGGTGCGCTTCGACAAGGCCCTGGAGAAATACGAAAAGGCCGCGGTCAAGAGCCAGGGCACCCTGTCGTTCCTCAATACCGGACAGTCGGTGATCATGGCCCTGGGCCTGGCTGCGGTGATGTATATCGCCGGCAGCGGCGTGGCCGCCGGGACCATGACGGTGGGCGACTTCGTGCTGGTCAACACCTTCCTGATCCAGCTCTACATCCCCTTGAACATGCTGGGTTTCGTCTACCGCGAGATCAAGCAGGCGGTGATCGACATGGAAGCCATGTTCGAGGTCATGGATGTCGAGGAGGAAGTCCAGGACCGGCCCGGTGCCAGGCCGCTGGCGATCACGGGCGGCGAGGTGCGCTTCGAGAACGTCGAGTTCCGCTATGACGCCCGCCGCGGCATTTTGAAGAATGTCAGCTTCACCGTGGCGCCGGGCAGCACGATCGCCGTGGTCGGCCCGTCGGGCGCCGGCAAGTCGACCATCAGCCGCATCCTGTTCCGCTTCTACGATATCGAGGCCGGCAGCGTGACCATCGACGGCCAGGATATCCGCGACGTCACCCAGGCGACCCTGCGCAAGGCGATCGGCATCGTGCCCCAGGATACCGTGTTGTTCAACGACACCATCCGTTACAACATCCGCTATGGCCGGCCCGGTGCCAGTGACGCGGAAGTCGAGGAAGCGGCGCGCCTGGCGCGCATCCACGATTTCATCGTCTCCCTGCCCGATGGCTACGACAGCATGGTGGGCGAGCGCGGCCTGAAACTCTCGGGCGGCGAGAAGCAGCGGGTGGCGATTGCCCGCACCATCCTGAAGAACCCGCCGATCCTGCTGCTTGACGAGGCGACCTCGGCCCTCGACACCCAGACCGAGAAGGAAATCCAGGCGAGCCTCAAGGAAATCGCGCGCGGCCGCACCGCCTTGATCATCGCCCACCGCCTGTCGACCGTGGTCGACGCCGACCAGATCCTGGTGCTGGACAAGGGCCAGATCGTCGAACGCGGCACCCATGACGACCTGCTCGAACTGGGCGGCCAATATGCTCTGATGTGGCAGCGCCAGCTCGAGGCGGTTGAGGCGGAAGCCAAACTGGCCGAGGTTCGGGCCGAAGGCCTCGATCCGGGGACGGTTCGCATCTCGGCCGTGGCCGAGTAG
- a CDS encoding DMT family transporter has protein sequence MMVVAAQRANRVRALISDRWMEILLVGLFCLLWSSAFAPAKIALSDCPPLILLAVRFLVAGVICLGLARRFGEAGGATWRQIGALGLLGLFNNAIYLGFSWVGMTTVSSGFAAVLISANPLLTALVAVPVLGERLTTRKIAGLVLGLIGVGIVLRSRLGGGIEDAGGTLLLLGGLISLVTGTVLYKRLAPPVGPWTGNGIQLLAAGLALLPLALGFEDLGHIRYTLPMLASMAWMVLGVSVGGYFLWFKILARRSATAASSLHFLMPPLGLAFGWVIVGEGVPLLDLIGIAPIAAGIALVTRAPRP, from the coding sequence ATGATGGTGGTGGCAGCGCAGCGCGCGAACCGGGTACGGGCCCTGATCAGCGACCGCTGGATGGAAATCCTGCTGGTCGGCCTGTTCTGCCTGCTGTGGAGTTCGGCCTTCGCCCCGGCCAAGATTGCCCTGAGCGACTGTCCGCCGCTGATCCTGCTGGCGGTGCGCTTCCTGGTCGCCGGGGTCATCTGCCTGGGCCTGGCGCGCCGCTTCGGCGAGGCCGGGGGTGCCACCTGGCGCCAGATCGGCGCCCTGGGCCTGCTCGGCCTCTTCAACAATGCGATCTACCTGGGGTTTTCCTGGGTGGGCATGACCACGGTCTCGTCGGGCTTTGCCGCGGTGCTGATCAGCGCCAACCCGCTGCTCACCGCGCTGGTCGCCGTGCCGGTCCTGGGCGAGCGGCTGACCACGCGCAAGATCGCCGGCCTGGTACTGGGCCTGATCGGCGTGGGCATCGTGCTGCGCTCGCGCCTGGGCGGCGGCATCGAGGATGCCGGTGGCACCCTGTTGCTGTTGGGCGGGCTGATCTCGCTGGTGACGGGCACCGTGCTCTACAAGCGCCTGGCGCCGCCGGTTGGCCCCTGGACCGGCAACGGCATCCAGTTGCTGGCCGCGGGCCTCGCCCTGCTGCCGCTGGCGTTGGGCTTCGAGGACCTGGGCCATATCCGCTATACCCTGCCCATGCTGGCCAGCATGGCCTGGATGGTGCTGGGCGTGTCGGTCGGCGGCTATTTCCTGTGGTTCAAGATCCTGGCGCGGCGCAGCGCCACCGCCGCCAGCAGCCTGCATTTCCTGATGCCGCCGCTGGGCCTGGCCTTCGGCTGGGTGATCGTGGGCGAGGGCGTGCCGCTGCTCGACCTGATCGGCATCGCGCCGATCGCGGCCGGCATCGCGCTGGTCACCCGCGCCCCTCGGCCCTGA
- a CDS encoding LysR substrate-binding domain-containing protein, with translation MSIIGKSNNKASAMFDLDLLRSFVSVVDAGGFTRAGERVNRTQSTVSQQIKRLEAAVGKPLFERDRRAVQLTEAGETLIGYARRMLALAGEAQDALGKGPAPASVRLGIPEDFAINALTGVIARFARAQPAVRLEVRCDLSVALRDGLARGLYDLVLAKREPNAGPAFAAWPERLVWIASRDLDLAQADPLPLVTFLPGCIYRDRAIRALEASGRRWRIAYESPNLMGVQAAIAGGLGIALQEAATVRDDHRIPSLRDGLPAVPPTELHLNLRDGAPTAAQALARTIADFCDQDRLARAA, from the coding sequence ATGAGCATCATCGGAAAATCGAATAACAAGGCTTCCGCCATGTTCGACCTCGACCTTCTGCGCAGCTTCGTCTCGGTCGTCGATGCCGGCGGCTTCACCCGGGCGGGCGAGCGGGTGAACCGCACCCAGTCGACTGTCAGCCAGCAGATCAAGCGGCTGGAGGCGGCGGTGGGCAAGCCGCTGTTCGAGCGCGACCGGCGCGCCGTTCAACTGACCGAGGCGGGCGAGACCCTGATCGGCTATGCCCGCCGCATGCTGGCCCTGGCCGGCGAGGCGCAGGATGCCCTGGGCAAAGGCCCCGCCCCCGCCTCGGTCCGTCTCGGCATCCCGGAGGATTTCGCGATCAATGCCCTGACCGGCGTCATCGCCCGCTTCGCCCGGGCCCAGCCGGCGGTCCGCCTGGAAGTGCGCTGCGACCTCTCGGTTGCCTTGCGCGACGGCTTGGCGCGCGGCCTCTACGACCTGGTCCTGGCCAAGCGCGAGCCCAATGCCGGCCCGGCCTTCGCCGCCTGGCCCGAACGCCTGGTCTGGATCGCCAGTCGCGACCTGGACCTCGCCCAGGCCGATCCCCTGCCCCTGGTCACCTTCCTGCCCGGCTGCATCTACCGCGACCGGGCGATCCGGGCGCTGGAAGCCAGCGGGCGGCGCTGGCGCATCGCCTATGAAAGCCCCAACCTGATGGGCGTGCAGGCGGCCATCGCCGGCGGCCTGGGCATCGCCCTGCAGGAAGCGGCGACGGTGCGCGACGATCATCGGATACCGAGCCTGCGCGACGGCCTGCCCGCCGTCCCGCCCACGGAACTGCACCTCAACCTGCGCGACGGCGCACCGACGGCAGCCCAGGCGCTGGCCCGCACCATCGCCGACTTCTGCGACCAGGACAGGCTGGCGAGGGCGGCATAG
- a CDS encoding cobaltochelatase CobT-related protein has translation MRRWLHPQAPSPDEHAPYRIFTRAHDKIVPADQLDTVLGGLSAIDRIHFDKACRTFDGALSEWRTKAQLAALEASNHVRNALSDKARSDTVVTILVDHSGSMKGQSILLAAAAAEVATDFIRILEHCG, from the coding sequence TTGCGGCGGTGGCTGCATCCACAGGCGCCGTCTCCGGACGAGCATGCCCCTTATCGGATATTTACACGAGCACACGACAAGATCGTCCCGGCCGACCAACTCGACACTGTTCTCGGGGGACTTTCCGCGATCGATCGCATTCATTTCGACAAAGCTTGCAGGACATTCGACGGCGCATTGTCTGAGTGGCGAACCAAAGCTCAGTTGGCCGCCCTTGAGGCATCGAACCACGTCAGGAACGCCTTAAGTGACAAGGCAAGGTCAGACACGGTTGTGACGATTCTGGTCGATCATTCGGGGTCGATGAAAGGTCAGAGCATTCTGCTTGCGGCCGCTGCGGCGGAGGTCGCCACCGATTTTATTCGCATTCTCGAGCATTGCGGTTGA
- a CDS encoding cobaltochelatase CobT-related protein, translated as MLGFTTLSWRGGKSRARWLWTRRPSQPGRLCDLLHIIHRSSDTQLHFGSSFRLMLRPNLLKENVDGEAIEWAVDRLRACPKTRKILVVISDGAPVDDSTLASNDLEILDRHLRQTVSTVEASTDIKIAALGISFDVSRYYATCTTIRTPEDLGTAMIGLLEQVLVEPNIRAPMTETAEQLST; from the coding sequence GTGCTCGGCTTCACGACACTCAGTTGGAGAGGAGGCAAATCGCGTGCGCGATGGCTTTGGACTAGGCGCCCGTCACAGCCGGGACGACTTTGCGATCTCCTGCATATCATCCATCGGTCGAGCGACACGCAACTCCATTTCGGAAGTTCTTTCAGGCTGATGCTGCGTCCCAACCTTCTCAAAGAGAATGTAGATGGCGAGGCGATCGAGTGGGCCGTCGACCGATTGAGAGCATGCCCTAAGACGCGAAAAATACTCGTGGTAATCTCAGACGGCGCACCTGTTGATGACTCCACCTTGGCTTCGAATGACCTGGAAATTCTAGACAGGCATCTTCGTCAGACTGTGAGTACAGTTGAAGCAAGTACCGACATCAAAATTGCAGCACTCGGGATCAGCTTCGACGTCAGTCGCTATTACGCTACCTGCACGACGATTAGAACCCCCGAGGATCTAGGCACCGCCATGATTGGCCTGTTGGAACAGGTTCTCGTGGAGCCAAATATCCGCGCACCAATGACTGAAACAGCCGAGCAGCTATCCACCTAA
- a CDS encoding MarR family winged helix-turn-helix transcriptional regulator — MKPAHLPDPSFCNNAVLRRATRQMGQLYDDVLAPCGLRGPQFGLMVQSRFMQEPTMREMAQALVMDLSALGHSLKPLVRDGLVELVADPRDRRAKRVTLTRLGGEKLDEAMRLWRVAQDRFEAAFGVERAAELRATLAFVASPEFSEAFLGSTN, encoded by the coding sequence GTGAAACCGGCGCACCTGCCCGATCCCAGCTTCTGCAACAACGCCGTCCTGCGGCGGGCGACGCGGCAGATGGGCCAGCTCTACGACGATGTGCTGGCGCCCTGCGGCCTGCGCGGGCCGCAATTCGGACTGATGGTGCAGAGCCGCTTCATGCAGGAACCGACCATGCGCGAAATGGCGCAGGCGCTGGTCATGGACCTGTCGGCCCTGGGCCATTCGCTGAAGCCGCTGGTGCGCGACGGCCTGGTCGAACTGGTCGCCGATCCCCGCGACCGGCGGGCCAAGCGGGTGACCCTGACCAGGTTGGGCGGTGAAAAGCTCGATGAAGCGATGCGTCTTTGGCGCGTCGCCCAGGATCGTTTCGAGGCCGCCTTCGGCGTTGAACGCGCTGCCGAATTACGCGCGACCCTGGCCTTCGTCGCCTCGCCTGAATTCAGCGAGGCCTTTCTTGGGAGCACCAATTGA
- a CDS encoding SDR family NAD(P)-dependent oxidoreductase, which produces MSQISPAGTAVVTGASSGIGALYAQGLAERGHDLVLVARRQDRLDAVAARIRAKTGVKVEVVVADLSKPADLARVEARLSRDAAITVLVNNAGVANYGAFETASDQSLDETIAVNVTALTRLTRAVLPGLVRHGAGVIVNVASVLAFHPLAALGVYAAAKAYVVAFSQALQAEVAGKGVLVQVLAPPAVATDFWDSAGLAVSNLPEAAVMTLQDLAAAALKGFDREEQFVIPSLPEVADWESFQAARQKLVGVLMNGKPAARYAA; this is translated from the coding sequence ATGTCCCAAATCTCCCCCGCCGGCACGGCCGTCGTCACCGGCGCCTCCTCTGGCATCGGCGCGCTCTATGCCCAGGGCCTCGCCGAGCGCGGCCATGACCTCGTCCTTGTCGCCCGGCGCCAGGACCGGCTCGACGCGGTTGCCGCCCGGATCCGGGCCAAGACCGGCGTCAAGGTGGAGGTTGTCGTCGCCGACCTGTCCAAGCCGGCCGATCTCGCCCGGGTCGAGGCGCGGCTGAGCAGGGACGCCGCCATCACTGTCCTGGTCAACAATGCCGGCGTCGCCAATTACGGCGCCTTCGAAACGGCCAGCGACCAGTCGCTCGACGAGACCATCGCGGTCAACGTCACCGCGCTGACCCGCCTGACCCGCGCGGTGTTGCCGGGCCTTGTGCGCCACGGTGCCGGCGTGATCGTGAACGTCGCCTCGGTCCTGGCCTTCCATCCCCTGGCGGCGCTTGGCGTCTATGCTGCGGCCAAGGCCTATGTGGTGGCCTTCTCGCAGGCCTTGCAGGCCGAGGTGGCGGGCAAGGGCGTGCTCGTCCAGGTCCTGGCCCCGCCGGCGGTCGCCACCGATTTCTGGGACAGCGCCGGCCTCGCGGTCAGCAATTTGCCCGAAGCCGCGGTCATGACCTTGCAGGATCTGGCCGCCGCCGCCCTGAAGGGCTTCGACCGCGAAGAACAGTTCGTCATTCCGTCCCTGCCCGAGGTGGCGGATTGGGAGAGCTTCCAGGCCGCGCGCCAGAAGCTGGTCGGCGTTCTCATGAACGGCAAGCCGGCCGCCCGCTACGCCGCCTGA